From a single Brassica napus cultivar Da-Ae chromosome C9, Da-Ae, whole genome shotgun sequence genomic region:
- the LOC106358378 gene encoding uncharacterized protein LOC106358378, with the protein MHIYASCGVWKFDPCKGWRFAFDKEKGGRVLAVELTSSFEDLRTTAFEDFGIDQNDVELELSYLPMELISTIDCPPIIIGNDRQVKNFLTYVRGKASSRLCVSISHVNANNDNIELDKEQSNASGRERREPPSVSPGDDIGSSSQSSKDGEDECNLNALKENEDVDLSGKEEDRGKSVRFSLKHVVKTGETFQKKSKLKAALEMSAMKNNFDYKVVNSDRKLWYIRCVDNKCRWSVRAEGLSGSTYFIIKKYVADHTCAASNMNNGGRTASAKTIGSLIMHRYDGVKEGPKANDIIQIMRMEHGCEISKSLAWDAREYAINLVRGIPEQSFGKILKYLHMLKEANPGTHTFYETDVDGKFRFLFLSFGQSVRGFHTSMRKVLVVDGTLLKSKYKGVLLVATALDGNSNLYPIAFAVVDSENDRSWNWFFRQLKVVVPAERALAFVSDRNNSLCKGLENVYPLSQHGICIHHLLNNVVTHYRGKGVVGLIAKASKAYRVVDFQKRFEAVCNISPAIGEYLTDADVTKWARCQFQGYMYDIRTTNPAESINSALRSPREYPVIPLLDSIREMLTRWFFERRTRSRKHTMPLTIAIKKKIDRRINKGKTFLVQPVNEHRFLVRGDTIDCLVDLDRRTCSCGKYDILKIPCRHAIKAGLTVGRAPSSLTDFMYTTSNWRTAYEETINPIGVPEDSWVVPDTIRNANCELKLLIKPMTVNKNP; encoded by the coding sequence ATGCATATCTATGCCTCTTGTGGGGTGTGGAAATTTGATCCCTGTAAAGGATGGAGATTTGCTTTTGATAAGGAAAAAGGAGGAAGAGTACTTGCTGTGGAATTGACAAGTTCCTTTGAAGATCTAAGGACTACGGCTTTTGAGGATTTTGGCATTGACCAAAACGATGTCGAGCTTGAGTTAAGCTACTTACCTATGGAGTTAATCAGTACGATAGACTGTCCTCCAATTATCATTGGGAATGATCGGCAAGTCAAGAATTTTCTTACATATGTACGTGGAAAAGCTTCGTCAAGGTTGTGTGTGTCTATTTCACATGTCAATGCAAACAACGACAACATTGAGCTTGATAAGGAGCAATCTAACGCGTCTGGCAGAGAGCGACGTGAGCCTCCCTCCGTTTCACCTGGAGATGACATTGGTAGTTCTTCTCAATCAAGCAAGGATGGTGAAGACGAATGTAACTTGAACGCCTTGAAAGAAAATGAAGATGTTGACTTAAGTGGAAAAGAAGAGGATAGGGGAAAAAGTGTTCGGTTCTCTTTGAAGCATGTTGTGAAGACGGGTGAAacgtttcaaaaaaaatctaagttaAAAGCAGCATTGGAAATGTCAGCAATGAAGAATAACTTCGATTACAAAGTTGTGAATTCAGATAGAAAACTTTGGTACATCCGATGCGTGGACAATAAGTGTAGGTGGAGTGTTCGTGCTGAGGGGTTATCAGGATCTAcatattttatcataaaaaaatatgtggCGGATCATACATGTGCTGCGTCAAATATGAATAATGGTGGTCGGACAGCTTCTGCAAAAACTATTGGGAGTCTAATAATGCATAGGTATGATGGTGTCAAAGAAGGTCCCAAAGCTAATGATATCATACAGATTATGAGAATGGAACATGGATGCGAGATATCGAAATCATTAGCGTGGGACGCTCGTGAGTATGCGATTAATCTGGTTAGAGGCATTCCCGAGCAGAGTTTTGGAAAAATTCTGAAATACTTGCACATGCTGAAAGAAGCTAATCCAGGAACACACACCTTTTACGAAACCGATGTTGATGGTAAATTCAGATTTCTCTTTCTTTCGTTTGGGCAATCAGTACGAGGATTTCATACATCCATGCGAAAAGTTCTTGTTGTTGATGGGACACTTTTGAAGAGCAAATACAAAGGAGTATTACTTGTTGCGACAGCTTTAGATGGAAACTCCAACTTGTATCCTATTGCATTTGCTGTTGTGGACTCGGAAAATGATCGTTCATGGAATTGGTTTTTCAGACAACTAAAGGTTGTTGTTCCGGCCGAGCGTGCTCTTGCGTTTGTGTCGGACAGAAATAACTCACTTTGTAAGGGGCTTGAGAATGTGTATCCTCTTTCTCAACATGGAATTTGTATTCACCATTTGTTAAATAATGTGGTCACACATTACAGAGGAAAAGGAGTGGTTGGATTGATTGCAAAAGCTTCTAAAGCTTATAGAGTTGTTGATTTTCAGAAGCGATTCGAAGCTGTGTGCAATATTAGTCCAGCTATTGGAGAATATTTAACAGATGCAGATGTTACAAAGTGGGCTCGCTGTCAGTTTCAAGGATACATGTATGACATCAGGACGACAAACCCGGCTGAGTCAATAAACTCTGCCTTGCGTTCACCAAGAGAGTATCCAGTCATTCCTTTGTTGGATAGCATTAGAGAAATGCTTACCCGTTGGTTCTTCGAACGACGCACACGAAGCAGGAAGCACACAATGCCATTAACTATTGCCATCAAGAAAAAGATAGATAGACGGATTAACAAGGGTAAAACGTTTCTTGTCCAGCCAGTTAACGAGCATCGTTTTTTGGTTCGTGGAGATACAATCGACTGCCTGGTTGATTTGGACAGAAGAACCTGCTCTTGTGGGAAATATGACATACTGAAAATCCCATGTAGACACGCAATCAAGGCTGGTTTAACAGTTGGTCGAGCCCCATCCTCACTAACGGATTTCATGTACACGACTTCCAATTGGAGAACAGCTTATGAAGAAACTATCAATCCAATAGGTGTTCCTGAGGATAGTTGGGTGGTTCCAGATACTATTCGGAATGCCA
- the LOC106373954 gene encoding LEAF RUST 10 DISEASE-RESISTANCE LOCUS RECEPTOR-LIKE PROTEIN KINASE-like 1.4, with amino-acid sequence MTSLFPSTKNHISYRIIWMIFVIPSCVYSASVELHRLCSAPFSCGNQEGLFYPFWISGREACGHPDFKLNCSGGFAEFTISSAKFIILEANSTSRVVRLARSDYTGDLCPPYPLNSPLFNEYVLPFATGTEMMTIYYGCPEASQTDSTYLGDLDCEDDDDDDEKSYYVSRNRSSLALGEICKRHVSIPADGTSLNTLQSVPTLGSLKKVIADGFKLGANRECWGCEYSKGACGYNQSSNGFVCYCIDGHQNVTCGSSSWNKGLSTVAKAGIGTALGLVGIILIAGGLFCTFKRRKKTQAAEYISKDLVITSSSKEASNNPTSTTVSYTDLPLLPSVSSTANRSVFFGVQVFSYEELEEATQNFSRELGDGGFGTVYYGVLKDGRAVAVKRLYERSLKHVEQFKNEVEILKSLKHQNLVILYGCTSRHSKELLLVYEYISNGTLADHLHGDRAESRPLCWSVRLNVAIETASGLAFLHASGIIHRDVKTTNILLDENYTVKVADFGLSRLFPMDQTHVSTAPQGTPGYVDPEYFQCYRLNEKSDVYSFGVVLVELISSKEAVDITRQSHDVNLAKMAVAKIQSNALHELVDPILGFEKDPEVRRKMMSVAELAFRCLQHEREMRPTMDEILKILRGIKEEQIGQDVVDIGGVDVGLLRLSVPPPISPETDTWTSKSTSEDMEAIPF; translated from the exons ATGACCAGTTTGTTTCCATCAACGAAAAATCATATCTCCTATAGAATCATATGGATGATCTTTGTGATCCCTTCTTGTGTTTACTCGGCTAGTGTGGAGCTTCACAGACTCTGCAGTGCCCCGTTTAGCTGCGGTAATCAAGAAGGTCTTTTCTACCCTTTCTGGATATCTGGCAGAGAAGCATGTGGCCACCCCGACTTCAAACTCAACTGTAGTGGAGGATTTGCGGAGTTTACCATCTCCTCCGCAAAGTTCATAATCTTGGAGGCAAACTCTACCTCTCGTGTCGTAAGACTCGCTAGATCGGATTATACAGGCGATCTCTGTCCACCATACCCGCTAAACTCGCCGTTGTTCAACGAATACGTCCTTCCATTCGCTACCGGCACCGAGATGATGACGATATACTACGGATGCCCGGAGGCTTCGCAAACTGACTCTACTTACCTTGGTGACCTCGATTGTgaagatgacgatgatgatgatgagaaaaGTTACTATGTGTCGAGAAACCGATCGTCTCTTGCACTTGGTGAGATTTGCAAACGTCACGTCAGCATTCCCGCAGATGGAACGTCTCTGAACACACTGCAAAGCGTTCCAACTCTAGGTAGTCTAAAGAAGGTTATCGCGGATGGTTTCAAGCTTGGAGCTAACAGAGAATGTTGGGGGTGCGAATATTCTAAGGGTGCTTGTGGATATAATCAGAGCTCAAATGGATTCGTCTGCTATTGTATTGACGGGCATCAAAATGTTACTTGCGGTTCTTCAAGCTGGA ATAAAGGCCTCTCTACTGTAGCAAAAGCAG GAATCGGAACTGCTTTAGGTTTGGTGGGAATCATTCTTATAGCCGGAGGTTTGTTCTGTACGTTCAAACGGAGAAAGAAAACACAGGCAGCTGAATACATTAGCAAAGACTTGGTCATCACGTCTTCGAGTAAGGAAGCATCAAACAATCCAACTTCCACAACAGTTTCATACaccgatctccctcttctcccCTCAGTTTCTAGCACTGCAAACAGAAGCGTCTTCTTTGGAGTTCAAGTCTTCAGCTACGAAGAACTCGAGGAAGCCACTCAAAATTTCTCTAGAGAACTCGGAGATGGCGGATTCGGTACAGTCTACTACG GCGTGCTCAAGGATGGACGAGCCGTAGCAGTGAAACGACTATACGAAAGATCGCTAAAACACGTCGAACAGTTCAAGAACGAGGTCGAGATCTTGAAATCGTTGAAGCATCAGAATCTTGTGATTCTCTACGGATGCACATCGAGACATAGCAAAGAGCTTTTACTTGTCTACGAGTATATCTCAAACGGAACCCTCGCAGATCATCTCCACGGAGATCGCGCTGAATCTCGTCCTCTTTGCTGGTCAGTTCGTCTAAACGTTGCGATCGAAACCGCAAGCGGTTTAGCATTTCTCCACGCATCCG GGATCATACATAGGGATGTGAAGACAACAAACATTCTCCTGGACGAGAACTACACGGTGAAAGTAGCTGACTTCGGCCTCTCTCGGTTGTTTCCGATGGATCAAACTCACGTCTCCACCGCGCCGCAAGGTACTCCGGGCTATGTAGATCCGGAGTACTTCCAATGTTACCGTCTAAACGAGAAGAGCGACGTTTACAGCTTCGGGGTCGTGCTAGTAGAGCTCATCTCTTCCAAAGAAGCTGTAGACATCACCAGGCAAAGCCACGACGTCAACCTCGCGAAAATGGCTGTTGCCAAAATCCAGAGCAACGCGTTGCACGAGCTCGTTGATCCGATCCTGGGATTCGAGAAGGATCCAGAGGTGAGGAGGAAGATGATGTCGGTGGCTGAGCTTGCGTTTCGATGTTTGCAGCACGAGAGGGAAATGAGGCCGACGATGGATGAGATCCTGAAGATCTTGCGAGGGATTAAGGAGGAGCAGATCGGCCAGGATGTGGTGGATATTGGCGGGGTTGATGTTGGATTGCTCAGACTTAGTGTTCCTCCGCCGATATCTCCTGAAACTGATACGTGGACGAGCAAGAGCACTTCAGAGGATATGGAGGCTATTCCTTTTTGA